A genomic window from Abditibacteriota bacterium includes:
- a CDS encoding class II fructose-bisphosphate aldolase, whose amino-acid sequence MIISELSQVKAVYAAAAERGWLIPCFCSENLVTTEAIMEAAAEFARKHGVRQMPVSIAITCAYDHRSQASYYTQTRSVDAGLELFYADIAALTEKGAPYEELQVLVHLDHIQHDLDKALTESDLSRYSSIMYDASTLPFDENIEKTAAFVRAKGDEIFIEGACDEIVEATESVTNDITTVENAVRYMQETGVDMMVANLGTEHRASGKDLFYRGDRAREIKAAIGCKTVLHGASSVSNDQISDLFSDGICKVNVWTALERDSSPDVFEALVTNAVRAAGPDKVRELIDKGWLTEKCLDTGDRINISCFTMAFRSGVMARRIKEMVTAYYDMWLKV is encoded by the coding sequence GGTAAAGGCTGTATATGCTGCGGCGGCAGAGCGGGGCTGGCTGATACCCTGCTTCTGCTCCGAGAATCTGGTCACCACCGAAGCCATCATGGAGGCGGCGGCGGAGTTTGCCCGCAAACACGGCGTCAGGCAGATGCCGGTGAGCATAGCCATCACCTGCGCCTACGACCACAGGTCCCAGGCCAGCTATTATACTCAGACCCGGTCGGTAGATGCGGGGCTGGAGCTCTTTTACGCCGATATTGCGGCCCTGACGGAAAAGGGCGCCCCTTACGAGGAGCTGCAGGTGCTGGTGCATCTGGACCACATCCAGCACGACCTGGACAAGGCTCTCACAGAGAGCGACCTATCCCGGTATTCGTCCATAATGTATGACGCGTCCACCCTGCCTTTTGACGAGAATATAGAGAAGACCGCCGCCTTTGTCAGGGCCAAGGGAGACGAGATATTCATAGAGGGCGCCTGCGACGAGATAGTGGAGGCCACGGAGTCTGTGACAAACGATATCACCACCGTGGAAAACGCCGTCAGGTATATGCAGGAGACCGGTGTGGACATGATGGTGGCCAATCTGGGCACCGAGCACAGGGCTTCCGGCAAGGATCTCTTTTACCGGGGGGACCGGGCCCGGGAGATCAAGGCGGCCATAGGCTGCAAAACGGTGCTCCACGGAGCTTCGTCCGTGTCCAACGACCAGATCAGCGACCTGTTCTCGGACGGCATCTGCAAGGTGAACGTGTGGACAGCCCTGGAGCGGGATTCGTCTCCCGACGTGTTTGAGGCCCTGGTCACCAACGCCGTGAGGGCTGCGGGTCCGGACAAGGTCAGGGAGCTGATAGACAAGGGCTGGCTCACCGAAAAGTGCCTGGACACCGGCGACAGGATAAACATCAGCTGCTTTACCATGGCTTTTCGCAGCGGCGTGATGGCCCGGAGAATAAAGGAAATGGTCACTGCCTATTATGACATGTGGCTGAAAGTATGA